The following are from one region of the Sphingobium sp. TKS genome:
- the putA gene encoding trifunctional transcriptional regulator/proline dehydrogenase/L-glutamate gamma-semialdehyde dehydrogenase yields MTNPPPFADFAPAIRVQSPLRHAITAAYRRDEARCMAPLLEAAALPDAMRQAARETARRLVTTLRANRNGSGVEALVQEYSLSSQEGVALMCLAEALLRIPDDATRDALIRDKIAHGDWGGHLGGGKSLFVNAATWGLVVTGKLVGSVDDRSLGAALTRLVARVGEPVIRRGVDLAMRMMGEQFVTGETIAEALKRARVQEAKGFQYSYDMLGEAAATAADAARYLADYAQAIHAIGRASDGRGVYAGPGISIKLSALHPRYSRAQAERVMGELLPRVKELALLAKGYDIGLNIDAEEADRLELSLDLLESLALDPDLADWNGLGFVVQAYGKRCPFVIDWIVDLAQRAGRRIMVRLVKGAYWDAEIKRAQVDGLADFPVYTRKVHTDVAYIACAKKLLAATDKVFPQFATHNAQTLATIHHLAGPDFRLGDYEFQCLHGMGEPLYEQVVGKGNLDRPCRIYAPVGTHETLLAYLVRRLLENGANSSFVHRIADPAVPVEEMIADPVEMVRAMPHPGTRHPEIALPSELYPDRRNSEGIDLSDENALAAVTQALKESVQIGWTAAASGEEGTARLVLNPANRRDVVGTVFEVSADYARDAVLRAGDSEWAQVPVEERAVILERAADAMQARMPILLGLIVREAGKSLPNAIAEVREAIDFLRYYAAQARAAFGPAQAALGPVVCISPWNFPLAIFTGQIVAALVAGNPVLAKPAEETPLIAAEAVRLLHEAGVPGDALQLIPGAGEIGAALVAAPQTAAVLFTGSTEVARLIQRQLASRLSASGKPIPLIAETGGQNAMIVDSSALAEQVVADVIASAFDSAGQRCSALRILCLQEDVADRTLAMLKGALRELRIGWTDRLAVDIGPVITEDAKAGIEGHIASMRALGCSVEQQTLPDQAAHGSFVPPTIIEIDDIAQLKREVFGPVLHVIRFPRSGLNALIDAINATGYGLTFGLHTRLDDTIAQVTGRVKAGNLYVNRNVIGAIVGVQPFGGRGLSGTGPKAGGPLYLGRLVTTPPVFAERAGSLRSPLSDFADWLAAEGEAEAAAIARRYGDASALGVEMALPGPVGERNLYALHPRGQIGMRPATRQGLLQQMAAMLATGNRGVLRDMALPQGLPAHIAAHFASQADGPLGAVLIEGDAGRIGAVVQEVADLPGPVVSVHAAGADGGYPLDWLLEEVSTSINTTAAGGNASLMMIG; encoded by the coding sequence ATGACGAACCCGCCCCCCTTCGCTGATTTCGCCCCCGCCATTCGCGTACAGTCGCCGCTCCGCCACGCCATCACCGCTGCCTATCGTCGCGATGAGGCGCGGTGCATGGCGCCCCTGCTCGAAGCCGCCGCGCTGCCAGACGCCATGCGGCAGGCGGCCCGGGAAACGGCGCGCAGGCTGGTGACGACGCTGCGCGCCAACCGCAATGGCAGCGGAGTCGAGGCGCTGGTGCAGGAATATTCGCTCTCCAGTCAGGAGGGGGTGGCGCTGATGTGTCTCGCTGAAGCGCTGCTGCGCATTCCCGACGATGCGACCCGTGATGCGCTAATCCGCGACAAGATCGCTCACGGCGACTGGGGTGGGCATCTGGGCGGCGGCAAGTCGCTGTTCGTCAATGCGGCGACCTGGGGACTGGTGGTTACGGGGAAGCTGGTCGGCAGCGTGGATGACCGGAGCCTCGGCGCGGCGCTGACCCGGCTGGTGGCGCGTGTGGGCGAGCCGGTTATCCGGCGAGGCGTGGACCTCGCCATGCGGATGATGGGCGAGCAGTTCGTGACCGGCGAGACGATTGCCGAGGCGCTGAAGCGCGCACGGGTACAGGAGGCGAAGGGCTTCCAATACAGTTATGACATGCTGGGCGAGGCGGCGGCGACGGCGGCCGATGCGGCGCGCTATCTGGCCGATTACGCCCAAGCGATCCACGCCATCGGCAGGGCGTCGGACGGGCGCGGCGTCTATGCGGGGCCAGGTATCTCGATCAAGCTGTCGGCGCTGCATCCGCGCTATAGCCGCGCCCAGGCGGAACGGGTCATGGGGGAATTGCTGCCCCGCGTGAAGGAACTGGCGCTGCTGGCCAAGGGCTATGACATCGGCCTCAACATCGATGCGGAGGAAGCGGACCGGCTGGAATTGTCGCTCGACCTGCTGGAGAGCCTGGCGCTGGACCCTGACCTTGCGGACTGGAACGGCCTTGGTTTCGTGGTGCAGGCCTATGGCAAGCGCTGCCCCTTCGTCATCGACTGGATCGTCGATCTGGCGCAGCGGGCCGGGCGGCGGATCATGGTGCGTCTGGTCAAGGGCGCCTATTGGGACGCGGAGATCAAACGGGCGCAGGTCGACGGGCTGGCGGATTTCCCGGTCTATACGCGCAAAGTGCATACGGACGTCGCCTATATCGCCTGCGCGAAGAAGCTGCTGGCGGCGACGGATAAAGTCTTCCCCCAGTTCGCGACGCATAATGCGCAGACTTTGGCGACTATCCATCATCTGGCCGGGCCGGATTTCAGGCTTGGCGACTATGAGTTTCAGTGCCTGCACGGCATGGGCGAGCCGCTCTATGAGCAGGTGGTAGGGAAGGGGAATCTCGACCGCCCCTGCCGCATCTATGCGCCGGTCGGCACGCATGAAACGCTGCTGGCCTATCTGGTGCGGCGCCTGCTGGAAAATGGCGCGAACAGTTCCTTCGTGCACCGCATTGCCGACCCGGCGGTGCCCGTGGAGGAGATGATCGCAGACCCGGTCGAGATGGTGCGGGCGATGCCGCATCCGGGCACGCGGCATCCGGAGATTGCCTTGCCCAGTGAGCTATATCCCGACCGGCGCAATTCCGAAGGGATCGACCTTAGCGATGAGAATGCGCTGGCGGCGGTGACGCAGGCGCTGAAGGAAAGCGTGCAAATCGGTTGGACGGCGGCGGCGTCGGGTGAGGAAGGCACGGCGCGGTTGGTGCTTAACCCAGCCAACCGGCGCGATGTCGTGGGCACGGTGTTCGAGGTGTCGGCAGACTATGCGCGGGATGCGGTTCTTCGCGCTGGCGACAGCGAATGGGCGCAAGTGCCGGTGGAGGAACGGGCCGTGATATTGGAGCGGGCCGCCGACGCGATGCAGGCGCGCATGCCGATCCTGCTGGGCCTGATCGTGCGGGAGGCGGGCAAGTCGCTGCCCAACGCCATAGCCGAGGTGCGGGAGGCGATCGATTTCCTGCGCTATTATGCGGCCCAGGCGCGGGCGGCTTTCGGCCCGGCGCAGGCGGCTTTGGGGCCGGTCGTCTGCATTTCGCCCTGGAATTTCCCGCTGGCGATCTTCACCGGGCAGATCGTGGCGGCGCTGGTCGCGGGCAATCCGGTGCTGGCCAAGCCCGCCGAGGAAACCCCGCTGATCGCGGCAGAGGCGGTGCGGTTGCTGCATGAGGCGGGCGTGCCGGGCGACGCGCTGCAACTGATCCCCGGCGCGGGCGAGATCGGCGCGGCGCTGGTGGCGGCGCCGCAGACCGCCGCGGTGCTGTTCACCGGATCGACCGAGGTGGCGCGGTTGATCCAGCGGCAACTGGCATCCCGCCTCTCCGCATCGGGCAAGCCCATCCCCCTGATCGCGGAGACGGGCGGGCAGAATGCGATGATCGTCGACAGCTCCGCGCTGGCCGAACAGGTGGTGGCGGATGTGATCGCCTCGGCCTTCGACAGCGCGGGGCAGCGCTGTTCGGCGCTGCGCATCCTTTGTTTGCAGGAGGATGTGGCGGACCGGACGCTGGCGATGCTGAAGGGCGCGCTCCGGGAATTGCGCATCGGGTGGACCGACCGGCTGGCGGTCGATATCGGCCCCGTCATCACCGAGGATGCGAAGGCCGGGATCGAGGGGCATATCGCCTCGATGCGCGCTCTGGGCTGCTCCGTGGAGCAGCAAACACTCCCGGACCAAGCGGCGCACGGCAGCTTCGTCCCGCCCACCATCATCGAGATCGACGACATAGCGCAACTCAAGCGCGAGGTTTTCGGGCCGGTGTTGCATGTCATACGCTTTCCCCGCTCCGGGTTGAACGCGTTGATCGATGCGATCAATGCGACCGGCTATGGCTTGACCTTCGGCCTGCACACGCGGTTGGACGACACCATCGCGCAGGTGACCGGGCGGGTTAAGGCGGGCAATCTCTATGTGAACCGCAACGTCATCGGCGCGATCGTCGGGGTGCAGCCCTTTGGCGGGCGCGGCCTGTCGGGTACCGGGCCCAAGGCGGGTGGGCCGCTTTATCTGGGACGGCTGGTGACCACGCCCCCGGTCTTTGCCGAACGGGCGGGTTCGCTCCGGTCGCCGCTCAGCGATTTTGCCGATTGGCTGGCAGCGGAGGGTGAAGCGGAGGCCGCGGCCATTGCGCGGCGCTATGGCGACGCGTCGGCGCTAGGGGTGGAGATGGCGCTGCCGGGGCCGGTGGGGGAGCGCAACCTCTATGCGCTGCATCCGCGTGGGCAGATCGGGATGCGGCCCGCGACGCGGCAGGGGCTGTTGCAGCAGATGGCGGCGATGCTGGCGACTGGCAATCGCGGGGTGTTGCGGGACATGGCGCTGCCGCAGGGGTTGCCTGCGCATATTGCGGCGCATTTCGCGTCACAGGCGGACGGGCCGCTTGGAGCGGTGCTGATTGAGGGGGATGCCGGGCGGATTGGTGCGGTGGTTCAGGAAGTGGCCGACTTGCCGGGGCCGGTCGTCAGCGTCCATGCGGCGGGGGCGGATGGGGGGTATCCGCTCGACTGGCTGCTGGAGGAGGTGTCGACCTCCATCAACACGACGGCTGCCGGGGGTAATGCGAGCCTGATGATGATTGGGTGA
- a CDS encoding arylesterase → MKAGRWSIYVGAVAIVQLLTACSGEPAASNSAAPSAQAQNSAAPVEDGKLVLVFGDSLYAGYGVAQNESFPFRLEQALKAKGLAVQVRNAGVSGETSLGGMQRLAFTLDGLPRKPDLLLLDLGGNDMLRGLAPEDSEKNLRAMLDQLKQRQIPVLLTGMLAAPNMGKDYGAKFDAIYPRLAKDYGLPIYPFFLEGVIGNPKLMQADSIHPNPAGVNVIVGKIAPVVTGLLKDA, encoded by the coding sequence ATGAAGGCGGGAAGATGGTCGATATATGTGGGCGCGGTAGCGATTGTGCAATTGCTCACCGCCTGTTCGGGCGAACCAGCCGCCAGCAACAGCGCCGCGCCGTCCGCGCAGGCGCAGAATAGCGCCGCCCCGGTCGAAGACGGCAAACTCGTCCTCGTCTTCGGTGACAGCCTCTATGCGGGCTATGGCGTGGCCCAGAATGAAAGCTTCCCCTTCCGCCTCGAACAGGCGCTGAAGGCCAAGGGGCTGGCGGTTCAGGTCCGCAATGCCGGGGTTTCAGGCGAAACCTCTTTGGGGGGCATGCAGCGCCTCGCCTTCACGCTGGACGGCCTGCCGCGCAAGCCCGACCTGCTGCTGCTCGACCTTGGCGGCAACGACATGTTGCGCGGTCTGGCGCCGGAGGACAGCGAAAAGAATCTGCGCGCCATGTTGGACCAGCTCAAGCAGCGGCAGATCCCAGTGCTGCTCACCGGCATGCTGGCCGCGCCCAATATGGGCAAGGATTATGGCGCAAAGTTCGACGCCATCTATCCCCGGCTGGCTAAGGATTACGGCCTGCCGATCTACCCCTTCTTCCTTGAAGGCGTGATCGGGAATCCCAAGCTGATGCAGGCCGATTCCATCCATCCCAATCCGGCCGGGGTGAATGTGATCGTCGGCAAGATCGCGCCGGTCGTGACGGGCTTACTGAAGGACGCCTAA
- a CDS encoding ABC transporter ATP-binding protein, which produces MHGSSSLAHIAIEARNVTLSLGTREAPTQILKGIDLSIPRGESLAILGPSGSGKSSLMAILSGLERASGGDVRVAGIDYGPLDEDALARARRGRVGIVLQSFHLLPTMTAVENVAVPLELAGFGDAFARAANELDAVGLGHRLHHYPAQLSGGEQQRVAIARAVAPGPDIIFADEPTGNLDGATSGSIVELLFARREANGATLVIITHDPGVAERCDRIVEMRDGLIIADRRP; this is translated from the coding sequence ATGCACGGTTCGTCCTCCCTCGCCCATATCGCGATTGAAGCGCGCAATGTCACCCTCTCGCTCGGCACCCGCGAAGCGCCCACCCAAATATTGAAGGGTATCGACCTTTCCATCCCCAGGGGGGAGAGCCTGGCGATCCTGGGACCATCGGGGTCGGGCAAGTCGTCGCTGATGGCGATCCTGTCGGGGCTGGAGCGTGCGAGCGGTGGCGACGTGCGGGTCGCGGGGATCGATTACGGACCGCTGGACGAAGACGCGCTGGCGCGGGCGAGGCGCGGGCGCGTGGGCATCGTGTTGCAGAGCTTCCACCTGCTGCCGACCATGACGGCGGTGGAAAATGTCGCCGTGCCGCTGGAGCTGGCTGGGTTCGGGGACGCCTTCGCCCGCGCGGCGAACGAGCTGGATGCGGTGGGGCTGGGGCATCGGCTGCATCATTACCCCGCCCAGCTTTCGGGCGGCGAGCAGCAGCGCGTGGCCATTGCCCGCGCCGTCGCGCCAGGACCGGACATCATCTTTGCCGACGAGCCGACCGGCAATCTGGATGGCGCGACCAGCGGGTCGATCGTCGAACTGCTGTTCGCTCGGCGGGAAGCGAACGGCGCGACGCTGGTGATCATCACCCATGATCCTGGGGTGGCTGAACGGTGCGACCGCATCGTGGAAATGCGCGACGGCTTGATCATCGCGGACCGGAGGCCGTGA
- a CDS encoding ABC transporter permease: MTGLGGRGGLGWRGCWRIARRDLHRGFRGLRLLFICLFLGVATLATIGGLTAAITGEIASKGQLLLGGDVEVAMSQREASAAEKAAFRREGVLSETIRLRAMAQRVGEGKGPSAVLTELKGVDAAYPLYGTLMLKGGRAGPMRADELAIGQALADRLGVKPGDGLRYGTATFRIRDIIADEPDRVGEGFTLGPVALTSMEGIRRTGLIQPGSLYESKYRIRMAAGRDAGAVGDRLKRAFASSGFEIKDRDGAAPGTSRFLERMGQFLSLIGLAALAIAGIGVSNGVASYLTIKRNGIATLKILGASSADIARIYLMQIGAVAMLAIGCGLVAGIVLPLGLVAAMRDILPVQPGFAIAPWPLVTSALYGLLIAFIFTMPPLAHARTLPAAALFRETVDRRRGFDRASMIAVGTAGAAAVALALGTAREPWFAASMLGAVAAVLALLTGIGLLVRRVARRAPAPRRPLARLAVANLHRPGAQTSALVVALGLGLTLFVTLAAIQSSLSAEIRNTVPRTAPDQFVLDIPIAGKDRFLSLVAQEAPGAKVNMVPTLRGTIVAYGGQRVADLKQLPEGAWFLRGERGVTYSETLPEGSELVKGQWWPRNYAGPPLISLDREAAKVMGVGVGDRLTVSVLGREIEARIASLRQVNWETMGFNYIMVFSPNTLRSAPHSLSATITMKGASEGAMTRALLAAFPSVSIIAVGEVVAQVTILLGQMSTAIVLAGSVAILAGIAVLIGAIAASRQARAYDSVILKTLGATRGQILGAQAIEYALLAAVLALVALGLGLAAAWFVIVQIFQFGWAPDWLLVLSTLGAGAVLTLGIGLLGSIPLMSVRPARALRAL, encoded by the coding sequence GTGACGGGGCTTGGCGGGCGAGGGGGGCTGGGCTGGCGGGGCTGCTGGCGGATCGCCCGGCGCGACCTGCATCGCGGCTTTCGGGGGCTGCGGCTGCTGTTCATCTGCCTGTTCCTGGGCGTTGCGACGCTGGCGACGATCGGCGGCCTGACCGCCGCGATCACGGGAGAAATTGCGAGCAAGGGGCAGTTGCTGCTGGGCGGCGATGTCGAAGTGGCGATGTCGCAGCGTGAGGCAAGCGCGGCCGAGAAAGCGGCGTTCCGGCGCGAAGGTGTGCTGAGCGAGACTATCAGGCTGCGCGCAATGGCGCAGCGGGTCGGGGAGGGCAAAGGCCCATCCGCCGTGCTGACCGAACTCAAGGGCGTGGACGCGGCCTATCCACTCTACGGCACACTGATGCTGAAAGGCGGGCGGGCAGGGCCGATGCGCGCCGACGAACTGGCGATCGGACAAGCGCTGGCGGACAGGCTGGGCGTCAAGCCGGGCGATGGCTTGCGCTATGGCACGGCGACCTTCCGCATCCGCGACATCATCGCGGACGAGCCCGATCGCGTGGGCGAGGGCTTCACTTTGGGGCCGGTCGCCCTCACGTCGATGGAGGGCATCCGGCGCACCGGCCTCATCCAGCCGGGGAGTCTCTATGAAAGCAAATATCGCATCCGCATGGCGGCGGGCCGGGACGCAGGGGCGGTCGGGGACCGGCTGAAACGCGCCTTTGCGTCCTCCGGCTTCGAGATCAAGGACCGCGACGGGGCAGCGCCGGGGACCAGCCGTTTTCTGGAGCGGATGGGGCAGTTCCTGTCGCTGATCGGCCTCGCCGCGCTTGCCATCGCCGGGATCGGGGTCAGCAACGGCGTCGCCTCCTATCTGACGATCAAGCGCAACGGCATCGCGACGCTGAAGATATTGGGCGCGTCGTCCGCCGACATTGCGCGCATCTATCTGATGCAGATCGGCGCGGTTGCCATGCTGGCGATCGGATGCGGACTGGTGGCGGGAATCGTGCTGCCGCTGGGGCTGGTGGCCGCGATGCGGGATATATTGCCGGTGCAGCCGGGCTTCGCCATTGCTCCCTGGCCGCTCGTCACCAGCGCGCTTTACGGCCTGCTGATCGCCTTCATCTTCACCATGCCGCCGCTGGCGCATGCGCGGACTCTGCCCGCCGCCGCGCTGTTTCGCGAGACGGTGGACAGGCGGCGCGGCTTCGACCGCGCGAGCATGATCGCGGTGGGCACGGCCGGGGCGGCGGCCGTCGCGCTGGCGCTGGGTACGGCGCGGGAGCCGTGGTTCGCGGCGTCGATGCTGGGCGCCGTCGCCGCCGTGCTGGCGCTGCTGACCGGGATCGGGCTGCTGGTCCGGCGCGTGGCGCGCCGGGCACCCGCGCCGCGCCGTCCCCTTGCCCGGTTGGCGGTGGCCAATCTCCATCGGCCGGGCGCGCAGACATCGGCGCTGGTGGTGGCGCTCGGGCTGGGTCTGACGCTGTTCGTGACGCTTGCCGCGATCCAGTCGAGCCTCAGCGCCGAAATCCGCAACACCGTGCCCCGCACCGCGCCCGACCAGTTCGTGCTGGACATCCCCATTGCCGGGAAGGACCGCTTCCTCTCGCTCGTCGCGCAAGAGGCGCCTGGGGCCAAGGTCAATATGGTGCCGACCCTGCGCGGAACGATCGTCGCTTATGGCGGGCAGCGCGTGGCGGACCTCAAGCAACTGCCCGAAGGCGCCTGGTTCCTGCGCGGCGAGCGGGGCGTCACCTATAGCGAGACGCTGCCCGAGGGATCGGAACTGGTGAAGGGGCAATGGTGGCCCCGAAACTATGCCGGGCCGCCGCTGATCTCGCTCGACCGCGAAGCGGCGAAGGTGATGGGCGTTGGCGTCGGGGACCGGCTCACCGTGTCGGTGCTGGGACGCGAGATCGAGGCGCGGATCGCCTCCCTGCGGCAGGTCAACTGGGAGACGATGGGCTTCAACTATATCATGGTTTTTTCGCCCAACACGCTGCGTAGCGCGCCGCACAGCCTGTCAGCGACGATTACGATGAAAGGCGCGTCGGAGGGAGCGATGACCCGTGCGCTGCTGGCGGCCTTCCCCTCGGTGTCGATCATCGCGGTGGGCGAGGTGGTGGCGCAGGTCACTATTCTGCTGGGACAGATGTCGACCGCGATCGTGCTGGCCGGATCGGTCGCGATCCTGGCGGGCATCGCCGTGCTGATCGGCGCGATCGCGGCATCGCGGCAGGCGCGCGCCTATGACAGCGTGATCCTGAAGACGCTCGGCGCGACGCGCGGGCAGATATTGGGCGCGCAGGCGATCGAATATGCGCTGCTCGCCGCGGTATTGGCGCTGGTGGCGCTGGGGTTGGGACTGGCGGCGGCGTGGTTCGTGATCGTGCAGATATTCCAGTTCGGCTGGGCGCCCGATTGGCTGCTGGTGCTGTCGACTTTGGGCGCGGGCGCGGTGCTGACGCTGGGGATCGGGCTGCTGGGCTCGATCCCGTTGATGTCGGTGCGGCCTGCGCGCGCATTACGTGCGCTATAA
- a CDS encoding HAD family hydrolase encodes MRGASSRALPGVEALLARLASAGIPMAVATSTEAPYACRRLEKAGLLDYFEAVVTRNDVQWPKPHPEPYLLAAKRLGVAVTEAVAVEDSYAGVRSAAGAGIATVMVPDLLPPTDAERALVAAVLPSLHDFAALILP; translated from the coding sequence ATGCGCGGCGCGTCTTCCCGCGCCTTGCCCGGCGTCGAAGCGCTGCTGGCGCGGCTTGCTTCTGCGGGCATCCCGATGGCGGTGGCGACCTCGACCGAGGCGCCCTATGCCTGTCGACGGCTCGAAAAGGCGGGACTGCTCGATTATTTCGAAGCGGTCGTGACCCGCAACGATGTCCAGTGGCCCAAGCCGCATCCCGAACCCTATCTGCTCGCGGCAAAGCGCTTGGGCGTCGCCGTGACCGAAGCGGTCGCGGTGGAAGACAGCTACGCCGGCGTCCGCTCCGCGGCGGGGGCGGGCATCGCGACGGTGATGGTGCCCGACCTGCTGCCCCCGACGGATGCGGAACGGGCATTGGTCGCGGCGGTGCTGCCCAGCCTGCATGACTTTGCCGCCCTGATCCTGCCCTGA
- a CDS encoding aldo/keto reductase, whose translation MTDALPARKIGPHTVSAIGLGCMNLSHAYLPRPEPEQAERLLLHALDRGVTFFDTAALYGFGANEELVGRTLMHRRTEFTLASKCVLGEIDGKRGLDGSPAAIGRVLEDSLRRLKTDHIDLYYLHRLDAKVPIEESVGALVRAVEAGKIGAIGLSEMSAATLRRAHAVHPIAAMQTEYSPWSRNAELAVLDACAELGAAFVAFSPLARGLLAGNVGLEGVPKGDIRGAMPRFQSPHLEANLALAGRLKALADEAGCTAAQLCLAWLLSRRDFVVPIPGTTSVAHLDEDLVTLSLDLPDDLFAGVDAIFTFEAVSGARYPKDAQAQIDTETWAGEPLA comes from the coding sequence ATGACCGATGCTCTGCCTGCCCGGAAGATTGGACCTCATACAGTTTCTGCCATTGGTCTTGGCTGCATGAATTTGAGCCATGCCTATCTGCCCCGGCCCGAGCCGGAACAGGCGGAGCGGCTGCTGCTTCATGCGCTGGATAGGGGGGTGACCTTTTTCGATACGGCGGCGCTCTACGGCTTCGGCGCCAATGAGGAACTGGTTGGCCGTACCCTGATGCACCGCCGGACCGAATTCACTCTGGCGAGCAAATGCGTGCTGGGGGAGATCGACGGCAAGCGTGGCCTCGACGGCTCGCCCGCCGCGATTGGCCGGGTGCTGGAAGATTCGCTCCGGCGGTTGAAGACCGATCATATCGATCTCTACTATCTCCATCGGCTGGATGCGAAGGTGCCGATCGAGGAGTCGGTGGGCGCTCTGGTCCGCGCGGTGGAGGCGGGGAAGATCGGCGCCATCGGCCTGTCGGAAATGTCGGCTGCAACCCTGCGTCGTGCCCATGCCGTTCACCCGATCGCGGCGATGCAAACGGAATATTCGCCCTGGAGCCGGAATGCCGAACTGGCGGTGCTGGATGCCTGTGCGGAACTGGGCGCGGCTTTCGTGGCCTTCTCACCCCTCGCTCGCGGCCTGCTGGCCGGCAATGTCGGGCTTGAAGGCGTACCCAAGGGCGACATTCGCGGCGCGATGCCCCGGTTCCAATCCCCACATCTGGAGGCGAATCTGGCGCTGGCGGGCAGGCTTAAGGCGCTGGCGGATGAAGCGGGCTGCACGGCGGCGCAACTCTGCCTGGCTTGGTTGCTGTCGCGGCGGGATTTTGTCGTGCCGATTCCGGGGACGACGAGCGTCGCGCATCTGGATGAGGATCTGGTGACGCTCTCACTCGACCTGCCTGACGATCTGTTCGCGGGGGTGGACGCGATCTTCACGTTCGAGGCGGTTTCCGGCGCACGGTATCCCAAGGATGCCCAGGCACAGATCGACACGGAAACCTGGGCCGGTGAGCCGTTGGCCTGA